In Capsicum annuum cultivar UCD-10X-F1 chromosome 7, UCD10Xv1.1, whole genome shotgun sequence, one genomic interval encodes:
- the LOC107878449 gene encoding cytochrome P450 CYP72A219 yields MELSYFRSTDTFRYIIIPTTCVAIFLVYYTWKVLNFAWFRPKKLEKCLRQRGLKGNPYKLLYGDLNELTKSIVEAKSKPINFSDDIAQRLIPFFVDSINKNGKNSFIWLGPFPIMLITDPEHVKEIFTKNYVYLKQTHPNPMTTLLAKGLVLVEEDKWAKHRKIINPAFHVEKLKHMLPAFYVSCSEMISKWEEVVPMETSFELDVWPDLQIMTSEVISRTAFGSSYEEGRIVFELQKEQAEHVMEAARSIYIPGSRFLPTKRNKRMLEIEKKIQTTIKRIIDKRLRAMEGGESSKDDLLGILLESNLKEIEQHGSKDFGMTTTEVIEECKLFYFAGQETTSVLLVWTMILLCLHPEWQVRAREEVLQVFGNDKPDLEGLGRLKIVTMILYETLRLFPPLPTFGRRTSDEVKLGELDLPDGVILIIPAILVHYDKEIWGEDAKEFKPERFSEGVSKATKGQFSYIPFGGGPRICIGQNFAMMEAKMAMAMILRKFSFELSPSYTHAPFAVVTIHPQYGAPLLMRKL; encoded by the exons ATGgagttatcatatttcagatcaacaGATACGTTTCGATACATAATTATACCAACAACTTGTGTTGCAATATTCTTGGTATATTATACATGGAAAGTGTTGAATTTTGCCTGGTTTAGGCCAAAAAAATTGGAAAAGTGCTTAAGGCAACGAGGTCTTAAAGGAAATCCATATAAGTTATTATACGGAGATTTGAATGAACTTACAAAAAGCATAGTTGAAGCAAAGTCTAAGCCCATCAATTTCTCTGATGATATTGCTCAAAGACTCATCCCTTTCTTCGTTGACTCTATCAACAAAAATG GAAAAAATTCGTTCATCTGGCTAGGCCCATTCCCAATAATGTTGATCACAGATCCTGAACATGTGAAGGAGATTTTTACAAAGAATTATGTGTATCTAAAGCAAACTCATCCCAATCCAATGACCACGTTATTGGCTAAAGGTCTGGTGCTGGTTGAGGAAGACAAATGGGCCAAACACAGAAAAATCATCAATCCTGCCTTCCATGTCGAGAAGTTAAAG CATATGCTGCCAGCATTTTATGTGAGTTGTAGTGAAATGATAAGCAAATGGGAGGAGGTTGTTCCAATGGAAACATCATTCGAGCTCGATGTATGGCCAGACCTTCAAATAATGACTAGTGAAGTCATTTCTCGAACTGCATTTGGGAGTAGCTATGAAGAAGGAAGAATAGTATTTGAACTTCAGAAAGAACAAGCTGAGCATGTAATGGAAGCAGCACGTTCAATTTATATACCTGGATCAAG GTTCTTGCCtactaaaagaaacaaaagaatgctggaaattgaaaagaaaattcaaacaaCAATTAAGCGTATCATTGACAAAAGATTGAGGGCAATGGAAGGAGGGGAGTCTAGTAAAGATGACTTATTAGGCATATTACTTGAatcaaatttgaaagaaattgaaCAACATGGAAGCAAAGATTTCGGTATGACAACAACAGAAGTGATTGAAGAGTGCAAGTTATTCTATTTTGCTGGACAAGAGACAACTTCAGTGTTACTCGTATGGACAATGATTTTGCTGTGCTTACATCCAGAGTGGCAAGTACGTGCCAGAGAAGAGGTTTTGCAGGTCTTTGGAAATGATAAACCCGATTTGGAAGGACTAGGTCGCTTGAAAATT GTGACCATGATCTTGTACGAGACGCTAAGGTTATTCCCCCCATTACCAACATTTGGTAGAAGGACTAGTGATGAAGTCAAATTGGGGGAGCTAGATCTACCTGATGGAGTGATACTCATTATACCCGCAATCTTAGTACATTATGATAAGGAAATATGGGGTGAAGACGCAAAGGAATTCAAACCAGAAAGATTTAGTGAAGGAGTGTCAAAGGCAACCAAAGGACAATTCTCATATATTCCATTTGGCGGGGGACCTCGAATTTGCATTGGACAAAACTTTGCAATGATGGAAGCAAAAATGGCAATGGCAATGATACTAAGAAAATTCTCCTTCGAACTCTCTCCATCTTATACACATGCTCCATTTGCAGTAGTGACTATTCATCCTCAGTATGGTGCTCCTCTGCTTATGCGCAAACTTTAA